From the Kribbella sp. CA-293567 genome, the window GCGCCGGATCAGCCGGCTCCAGGAGACGCTGGGCGCCCAGACCAGGTTCCAGCTCGGAGTACAGGCCTCCCGGCAGAAACTGCTCTAGACCACAACCCTGTCGAGAAACCGGAACCGGCTCCGACGTTGCTGCTGAGCGACCCCGGTAGGGGACGAACGAGAAGGAGTAGAACCCGATGAAGTACATGCTGCTGATGCACTCGAACAAGCAGGGCTGGGAAGACATGCCGAACACCTGGTCGCACGAGGACCTCAAGGTGATGGTCGAGTACATGCACGATCTCAACCGGAAGCTGAGCGACGCCGGGGAGCTGGTCGAGGCCCGCGGGCTGACCGGTCCCGACCAGATGAAGACCTACCAGGCGCAGGACGGTGGTGAGCCGATCATCACCGACGGGCCCTTCAGCGAGACGAAGGAGGTGCTGGCCGGCTACTGGGTGGTCGATGTCGCCTCCGAGGAGCGGGTGCTGGAGATCGCTCACCACATCTCTGTCACTCCCGGTCCCGGCGGTCGCCCCGTCTACCAGGCCGTGGAGATCCACCCCGAGGGCGTCGCTCCGGCGTGAGCTCGTGACCTGCGACGGACCGAGGACTTCGGCTTCGGCGTTGCGGGGGCGGTTGGATGGCGGAGATTCGTCGACCGTGGCCAGGTGGCCGAGGTCGAACCGGCTGCGGGCGGCGTCGGCCGGCCCGCCCCGGCGCTACCGCTTCGTTCGCGCCTCAGCAGGACGACGTTGCGGTGCGGTGGCTCGGGAGATCAGCTGACGGGGCGAAGTTCGGCGACGATCAGCTCGGCGACGGCGGCCATCCCGGCCGCCGTCGGGTGGTAGGGAGCGCCGCCGCGGAGGCGGAAGCCAGTCACCCACGGCTCGGGGGAACCGACGGCATGATCCAGGCTCGCGGCCGACGCGGTGACCAGTCCGGCACCGGTTCTCTCGGCGGCGGTCGCGAACGCCTTCGCCAACCCGTCGGCCATCATCACCACGCTCGGCAGTTGTTCCTCGTTCAGCGGGACGTCGAGACGCGCGCGAGTCGCCGGGCCGGCCACCGTCAGGTAGTCGACGAGCAGGATCCGGCTCTGCGGAGCGCGCTCTCTGACCGCCAGCACGATCTCGGTGAGTGAGGCCGCGACGGCGTCGTACTGCGCCGGGTCCTTGAGGTAGCTGACCCGCGCGCGGACCCGGTTCGCGACGCGCTTGCCGAGCAGGCCGGCGGGTTTGGCGAGCGTGTTCATCAGGCTGCCCCGGACGAAGGTGCCGATGTACTCGAGGTCGTTGCCGCCGGCGGTGATCGTGACGAGAGCGGTCTCCGGACCGACGGCGTCGAGCTGCGGCGGCGCATCGTCCTGCCGGTCGCGCAGGATGGTGGCGGTGGTCGCACCGGAGTACGTGACGTCGGTGAGCTCGAGGCCGAGCGCCTCGGCGACGAGATGGGGGTAGTTGGATGCCGACCGGCCGGCGGCTTTGTCGACGATCGGTTTGATGCCGGGGCCGGCGGCGAACGAACTGCCCAATGCGACATAGCGGCTGCCGGGGGTGATCACGCGACGACGATACCGGCATACTCACCCGGGTGATCGACGAGTTTGGGATTGCCGGGATTCGGGAGCGGGTGCTGGCTGCCTGGGCGGCGGCGCCGGTTCGGTTCAGGGAGGACGCCAACGCCGAGGAGGATCTCGCGCTCGGTGGCTATCTGGATCGAGTGGTGGTCGAGCTCGCTCAGAACGCGGCGGACGCGGCGGCCCGGGCCGGTGTGCCGGGGCGGGTGCAGTTCTCGTTGCGCGGTGGAACGCTGGTGGTCTCCAACACCGGTGCGCCGCTGACCGCTGAGGGCGTCGAGTCGCTGGCGACGCTACGCGCATCGGCCAAGCGGGACGACTCGGAGAGCGCTGTCGGGCGGTTCGGCGTCGGCTTCTCAGCGGTGCTGGCGGTGACCGACGAGCCGGTGATCCTGTCGCGCTCTGGTGGCGTCCGGTTCTCCCGGGCCGACAGTGCGGCAGCCGTCGCCGCTGTGCAGTCACCGAGTCTGGACACCGAGGTACGTCGACGCGACGGCCAGGTCCCCGTACTGCGGCTGCCGTTCGAGGCTGAGGGCGAGCCGCCAGAGGGTTACGACACCGCGGTGATCCTGCCGCTCCGCGATGAAGCCGCAGCCGAGCTGGTACGCCGTTTGCTGGCGGCAGCCGACGACGCGTTGCTGCTCGCGCTCCCTGGTCTCGAGCGGATCGAGATCGACCTCGACGGGTCGGTGCGCGAGCTGGCCGACGTCGAGTCGCGCTGGTTCGTGCAACGCGCGTCCGGCGTACTCGACGAGAGCGACAGAGAGCGCTTACTCGCCGACCGGCCGACCGAGGAACGCGCCCGCCCATACTGGTCGGTCCTCTGGGCGTTGCCCCGCAGCGCTGCCCAGACGCAGCAAGCCGAGTCCCTGCCGACACTGGGCGCCGAGCCGTTCGAGGCAGGCGCAACGCTGACGCCGGCCGCCAACTTGGTCGAGACAGGCTCGGCGTCGGTGCCGGGTGCTGCGTTGCCTGGGGTGGTTCATGCGCCGACGCCTACTGACGAGCCGCTGTCGTTGCCTGCGTTGCTGTTGGCAACCTTTCCGCTCGACCCGTCGCGGCGGCATGTTGCTGCGGGGCCATTGACCGATCGCCTTGTGCAGGAGGCGGCTGCGGCTTACGCGGAGTTGCTTCGCGCTCGCGCTGAGGACGGCGCCAAGGTGCTGTCGCTGGTACCGACCGGGCTTGCGGCGGGTGCGTTGGATCGCGCTCTCCGAGATGCGATCCTCGCCGCGTTACCAGGTACGCCGATCTTGCGTGCGGTCGAGGATGGCGCGCCGCTGCGGCCGCGGGACGCCGTGGTGGTCGAGGGCTCGGATGCCGCGTTCGACACGGTGCTCGCGCCGATCGTCAACGGACTGGTCGGTTCACCGCGGCAGGACCGGACAGCGCTCGACGCTCTGGGAGTCCGTCGTCTCGATCTCGCGGAGCTGGTCGATCAGCTCGGTTCAGTGGCCGCGGCGGAGTCGCCTGCCTGGTGGCAAGGAGTGTATGGAGCGCTCTCTGCCATGGTCACGGATCCGTTGCTCCGTGAGTCTCTGGGCACGCTTCCCGTCCCGCTGGCCGACGGGCGGTTGGTCCGCGGAGTACGCGGTCTCCTGCTGCCGAGTAGCGAACTGCCGGCCGGCGTCCTGGCAACCTTCGGCGAGTACGGCGTACGCGTCGTGCATCCGGAGGCCGTTCACTCATCGCTCGAACGTCTTGGGGCGCTACCGCTGTCCGCCCGGGCTCTGCTGGAAGACAGCGCGGTGCGATCGGCGGTCGAACACTCCGCCGAGGCGGACGATCCCGATGTCATCGCGGACGCGGTACTGACCGTGGTCGCCGCGGACGTTTCGCAGGCAGAGGGTCTGTGGTGGCTGTCCGACCTGGTACTGCGGGATGCCGACGGCGAACTCGTTCCGGCCAACGCCCTGGTGATCGCCGGGTCGGATGCTGCTGCGGTGCTCGACGAGGAGGAAGTAGCGCCGATCGACCACGCGGTCGTGGAGCGCTACGGTCTGCCCGCGGTCGAGGCAGTTGGCGTGCTGAACTCGCTGGGCACGGTCTCGGCTTCGGATGTGACGCTCGACGAGTTGCCGGAGGCGTTGAAGGATCTCGACGGCATCGAGGACTGGGCCGACGACGTCGCGCCCGACGGTTCGCGGTTCGGGGTGACGGTCGGAGAACTGATCGCGGTGCGCGATCTCGACTGGATCGTGGACGATGCCTGGCCGCGGGTGCTCGAGCTGTTCGGGACCTCGCCGGAACTGCGGCGGGCGCTGGTCGAGACGGTCCGCGTGATCGGACCCGACGACCGTCCGCACGGCGCGACGTCGTACTCGGCGTGGTGGATCAGAGAGCGCGTTCTGCTGGCGGACGGCGAGCCGCTGGCCGGCCGGGCCGACCCGGAGGCGTACCCGATTCTGGCGGACTTCCTCGATGCTGCCCCGGACTGGACTGCGCGGCTGGATCCTGAGGTGCGGACCGCGGTGGGGCTGGTGCGGGTCGTCAGTGATCTGGACGCGGCTGGTGTGGAGCTGTTGTTGGACCGGCTGGCTGATCCAGAGCGGGCGGTCGAGGAGAGCGCGCTCTTGCGGTTGTGGAGTCACTTGGGGGTGCACTCGGCTTATCCGGGCGACACGCCGGACGACGTACGGGTGCTGGACGGTAGTGGCGTCACCACCGTGATGAGTGCGGGGGAGTCCGTGGTCGCGGACGCGCCGATGTGGTTGCAGCGAACGGATCTCGGCGGTTTCGTCGTGGCCTCCGGTGCTGCCGCGGACGGGTTGAGCGATCTGCTCGACGTGCCGATGGCCGGAGAAGTTGCTGATGGCAACATCGACAGCGAGGGGAGCGAGGCCGAGGTGCCGGAGCTGGTACGGGAGCTGGTGCCTGAGGCTCCCACCACCTGGTGGGAGCACGAGGAGCTGACCGTGGACGGTGTCGAGGTGTCGTGGTGGGTGGACGAGAACCGGCAACCCCACGCGGCCACCTTTGACGGCCTCGCGAAAGCGCTCGCTTGGTCGTCGGGGCGCTGGGATCAGCGCCATGTGATTCGAGCCGTTCTGAGCGAGCCGGACAGGGCCACAGAACTACGAATCGACGCTACGTTCGACTGACACTGCGC encodes:
- a CDS encoding YciI family protein, translated to MKYMLLMHSNKQGWEDMPNTWSHEDLKVMVEYMHDLNRKLSDAGELVEARGLTGPDQMKTYQAQDGGEPIITDGPFSETKEVLAGYWVVDVASEERVLEIAHHISVTPGPGGRPVYQAVEIHPEGVAPA
- a CDS encoding SGNH/GDSL hydrolase family protein, coding for MITPGSRYVALGSSFAAGPGIKPIVDKAAGRSASNYPHLVAEALGLELTDVTYSGATTATILRDRQDDAPPQLDAVGPETALVTITAGGNDLEYIGTFVRGSLMNTLAKPAGLLGKRVANRVRARVSYLKDPAQYDAVAASLTEIVLAVRERAPQSRILLVDYLTVAGPATRARLDVPLNEEQLPSVVMMADGLAKAFATAAERTGAGLVTASAASLDHAVGSPEPWVTGFRLRGGAPYHPTAAGMAAVAELIVAELRPVS
- a CDS encoding sacsin N-terminal ATP-binding-like domain-containing protein; amino-acid sequence: MIDEFGIAGIRERVLAAWAAAPVRFREDANAEEDLALGGYLDRVVVELAQNAADAAARAGVPGRVQFSLRGGTLVVSNTGAPLTAEGVESLATLRASAKRDDSESAVGRFGVGFSAVLAVTDEPVILSRSGGVRFSRADSAAAVAAVQSPSLDTEVRRRDGQVPVLRLPFEAEGEPPEGYDTAVILPLRDEAAAELVRRLLAAADDALLLALPGLERIEIDLDGSVRELADVESRWFVQRASGVLDESDRERLLADRPTEERARPYWSVLWALPRSAAQTQQAESLPTLGAEPFEAGATLTPAANLVETGSASVPGAALPGVVHAPTPTDEPLSLPALLLATFPLDPSRRHVAAGPLTDRLVQEAAAAYAELLRARAEDGAKVLSLVPTGLAAGALDRALRDAILAALPGTPILRAVEDGAPLRPRDAVVVEGSDAAFDTVLAPIVNGLVGSPRQDRTALDALGVRRLDLAELVDQLGSVAAAESPAWWQGVYGALSAMVTDPLLRESLGTLPVPLADGRLVRGVRGLLLPSSELPAGVLATFGEYGVRVVHPEAVHSSLERLGALPLSARALLEDSAVRSAVEHSAEADDPDVIADAVLTVVAADVSQAEGLWWLSDLVLRDADGELVPANALVIAGSDAAAVLDEEEVAPIDHAVVERYGLPAVEAVGVLNSLGTVSASDVTLDELPEALKDLDGIEDWADDVAPDGSRFGVTVGELIAVRDLDWIVDDAWPRVLELFGTSPELRRALVETVRVIGPDDRPHGATSYSAWWIRERVLLADGEPLAGRADPEAYPILADFLDAAPDWTARLDPEVRTAVGLVRVVSDLDAAGVELLLDRLADPERAVEESALLRLWSHLGVHSAYPGDTPDDVRVLDGSGVTTVMSAGESVVADAPMWLQRTDLGGFVVASGAAADGLSDLLDVPMAGEVADGNIDSEGSEAEVPELVRELVPEAPTTWWEHEELTVDGVEVSWWVDENRQPHAATFDGLAKALAWSSGRWDQRHVIRAVLSEPDRATELRIDATFD